One window of the Parambassis ranga unplaced genomic scaffold, fParRan2.1 scaffold_68_arrow_ctg1, whole genome shotgun sequence genome contains the following:
- the tg gene encoding thyroglobulin isoform X1 yields MQRSQSVTTETMASLLHVACILACCPALLQGKASEYQLESETLSRCELLRGMAVAKQQGHVPHCTEDGSFRPVQCRRGGDECWCVDAEGQEVAGTRTNSSAPHCPPPCQLQSALRCSASGLFESVQCDSSRGQCWCVDQDGMELYGTRQTGRPQRCPGSCVVRWRRLLHSSGSLSPPQCGDDGSFLPVQCKFINTTDRTELDLLHTFNRVPEAFDTFSAFRKFFPLVSSYCFCSDSRGREMDNTGVELLLSEVYDSAFSDLPPGRSFSQTSVYRVLQRRMLGIRLAVSGHFRCPSSCEEEHRAAMEAGSVYVPSCERGGAFSSRQCQQGGQCWCVDPTGRELPGTRQQGDSLQCSPGPVHCPSQRSLALAQLFTGPVDPPGLHTGRSPSFCVSLLQALTDLLPVEVDVASFLSDLMEVLHGLFPSVDRALQALSRSSPRRLQESLFGGKFLKNTVAFNFSGVVGAQGALGLSQLSSQNVVMNLQKNRDQVQSVSRALEDPAFLSALKQTLSSLSSSQSVTVEQALTPLLRSCSYTDTAASIFVPSCTSSGGFQQVQCHGAECWCADSQGQEVAGSRVIGHRPRCPSSCRRARAMALKVKSKMAAGAEIHIPACSENGDFLPLQCVGSRCFCVDPEGKTSTDGPTGGAISCPERTTQNHQPSAGQCSLLLAEVTSFQQEVRSIIALSNSSHLPLGYGFLMAEGLRLTPEELLISQSEKELQVSDRLLSHSKHSLQLAAFSTLQMMAPQQQFYQPFTPQCDADGRWMHTQCYHSTGQCWCVDEDGDYIPDSLTSRPLSLPKCMTRCQRAEVHYLLSGWTKVSDITSSSTYHPKCEQDGRFSVLQTGGAAGWCVNPLTGEAIQAATTSSAGEPTCPSWCELSGLQCRPDGSFAPLQCDVFSCWCVSEDGKEVRGTRTSRQTGGAPSCDRPLCPTPVITHGAMVCRPAANRHQTCDLICHYGYHNSLPVNSFLCETASQQWGEDHRPLSGACQVSQPPQMVSSSLVWLLSSSCSQISRLQSQLLSMMTSRGLCAAQLPVSARVVSLCDDSSVSARCDADNSLRFTFRWSVALSDLPLPELPNLHDIVLFLNESRLLDGIQGVLGDVRSELASDPKLVSMTTPSFGCSRGYRLGRVGEGCIVCPPGTFSREGACLLCPHGTYQDEKGRDFCHSCPRGSSPAGASSVDQCVTACQRQGLRCSQQGDFLPAQPDFLSNRWRCVSSEGVELEWTNSDKILTDEECSVLSRFQVVPASRLIVGAEDVDILQTTTSNLNACVQACAAEPSCHHVALSSRQTQCELYSTHTVNTHCNTSEPTRGFLGNAEAERFDWLSCSLRVKGGAPDLLVFRKKERELPLQQSFVRMRMMKAVSGVFRTQVFSSGRTSLSDAQRFCQDGCSRDACCHGFILNQNSLDGGSLLCGWLRAPSVLMCGDQDWDVIGQGTADRVCGAGLTYNEQQRSFVFDFGGQQFTISDSALPADSKNKKDYQASIITFQAVYLNPDAVAAASGSCAAAEVSPPLDASVQLKFESVSEDDVLVDPHRRPPALSFWLNRNNYNSQQALRWCLTRCDAEPQCSVADLRDAESASFFSCFLFADSRVCGAYDKPLTRACRLLLDRPPNNTYRKKVDLSGPVRNFYQRVSFQKMVSYSVRHRASLMANTPLSEGFMQCELRCDEDPCCRGFGFVHDTKSPGIHGGSGVVCLALISLGVQTCSEDDVTTWRTQDCSPSAVKTTPDPFGWYQKPVNQWSSSPDLCPPFSLPATNVSADAWRLLSDSSLLVDPSLSTFDVIHVSRDIASDGDRTRDWCLHACQEAESCVAVSLSEVESASRCVLYPDTTACGLSSSPRSSNPASSCRIVVREPASYVYMRTERLPLVTSASIPGHGILQGVAVETTVGSDRRAVLQFLGVPYAHPPIGSLRFEAAQPANWKGTWDATKPRASCVQPGDRESEASSEDCLYLNIFTPAVQVSLTPPTPVLVFFFNPSANQNPGLLDGSTLAAVGNIVVVTASYRTAALGFLSTGVSGLRGNYGLTDQEAVLHWVNAHISLVGGDSSRVSVGAERGGADITSLHLLSASSSSPPLFQRMILMGGSVFSPALVQTPPTARRQAVDLARELGCAILDLTDDAELAACLRETPVHRLNAAQTKLLAVSGPFQSWSPVHQSIFPSSFHRVDLLLGTSEDDGLISRARRIKDFEALQGRADSKTAFYEALSRSLGGATGSELLKEAATWFYSLDHSPSAAGYNLFSRALNNATRDLFIICPALQMASHWANSKANVFLYHQPASYSRADKFVPLDVQLVFGTPHHPMNSQRFSPSERRLSLAMMSYVSSFVHTGNPNPSRVWPESVLPRWQPVLSSEDPPTYLELSPALHHQQGLSQASCSFWSQLGTRLSRLTGESGAEPGQVALTPGVPLDAPSSQSQATKDTYS; encoded by the exons ATGCAGCGCTCTCAGTCTGTCACCACAGAGACCATGGCCTCGCTGCTCCATGTCGCCTGCATCCTGGCCTGCTGccctgctctgctgcagggCAAAGCTTCAG AATACCAGCTGGAGTCAGAGACCCTCAGCCGGTGTGAGCTGCTAAGGGGAATGGCTGTTGCCAAGCAACAAGGCCACGTCCCTCACTGCACAGAGGATGGCAGTTTCAG gcctGTGCAGTGCAGGAGAGGGGGTGACGAGTGTTGGTGTGTTGATGCAGAAGGTCAGGAGGTCGCCGGGACTCGGACCAACAGCTCCGCTCCTCACT GTCCGCCCCCCTGCCAGCTGCAGTCGGCTCTGCGGTGCTCTGCTTCAGGTCTCTTTGAGTCTGTTCAGTGTgactccagcagggggcagtgttggtGCGTGGATCAGGATGGCATGGAGCTGTATGGGACCAGACAGACTGGGAGGCCCCAACGCT GTCCTGGCAGCTGTGTGGTCAGGTGGAGGCGTCTCCTCCACAGCTCCgggtctctgtctcctcctcagtgTGGGGATGATGGCAGCTTCCTCCCTGTGCAGTGCAAGTTCATCAACACCACggacaggacagagctggacctgctGCACACCTTcaacag ggttcCAGAGGCCTTTGACACATTTAGTGCTTTCAGGAAATTTTTCCCGCTGGTGTCCTCATATTGTTTCTGCTCAGACAGCCGAGGCCGAGAGATGGacaacacag GTGTGGAGCTCCTCCTCTCAGAGGTGTATGACTCCGCCTTCTCTGACCTCCCTCCTGGCCGCTCCTTCTCTCAGACCAGTGTGTACAgagtgctgcagaggaggatgctgggaaTTCGCCTCGCTGTCAGCGGACACTTCAGAT GTCCGTCTTCCTGTGAGGAGGAGCATCGGGCAGCCATGGAGGCAGGCAGCGTCTATGTCCCGTCTTGTGAGAGGGGCGGAGCCTTTAGTTCCAGACAGTGTCAGCAGGGGGGGCAGTGCTGGTGTGTGGACCCCACCGGGAGAGAGCTTCCTGGGACACGGCAGCAAGGAGACTCCCTGCAGTGCA gtccagGTCCGGTTCACTGCCCCTCTCAGCGTAGCTTGGCTCTGGCCCAGCTCTTCACAGGTCCCGTTGATCCTCCTGGTCTTCACACTGGCAGATCTCCGTCCTTTTGTGTCTCCCTCCTGCAGGCTCTTACAGACCTCCTGCCAGTGGAGGTGGATGTAGCCTCCTTCTTGTCTGATCTGATGGAAGTGCTCCATGGGCTCTTCCCTTCAGTGGACAGGGCTCTCCAGGCCCTGTCCCGGTCCTCCCCCCGTCGCCTCCAGGAGAGCCTGTTTGGAGGGAAGTTCCTGAAGAACACTGTGGCCTTTAACTTCAGTGGGGTGGTGGGAGCTCAGGGAGCTCTGGGTCTGAGCCAGCTCTCCTCTCAGAACGTTGTCATGAATCTGCAGAAGAACCGGGACCAGGTCCAGTCTGTCAGCAGGGCCTTGGAAGACCCAGCCTTCCTCTCTGCCCTCAAGCAGACACTGAGCAgtctcagcagctcacagtCGGTGACAGTGGAACAG GCTCTGACTCCACTGCTGCGCTCCTGCTCATACACCGACACCGCAGCCTCCATCTTTGTTCCCAGCTGCACATCCAGCGGTGGCTTCCAGCAGGTTCAGTGCCATGGTGCAGAGTGTTGGTGTGCTGACTCTCAGGGTCAGGAGGTGGCAGGGTCACGGGTCATTGGTCACCGACCTCGCTGTCCGTCCAGCTGCAGGAGAGCACGAGCAATGGCGCTGAAGGTGAAATCAAAGATGGCTGCTGGAGCTGAAATCCACATTCCTGCATGTTCAGAGAATGGAGACTTCCTGCCACTGCAGTGCGTCGGATCACGCTGCTTCTGTGTGGATCCTGAGGGAAAGACGTCGACTGATGGGCCAACAGGGGGTGCTATCTCAT GTCCAGAGAGAACCACACAGAACCATCAACCCTCTGCAG GTCAGTGCTCGCTGCTGTTAGCTGAGGTCACATCGTTCCAACAGGAAGTGAGGAGCATCATCGCGCTGTCTAACTCCTCCCACCTTCCTCTTGGATATGGATTCCTAATGGCTGAAGGCCTGCGTCTGACCCCTGAGGAGCTcctgatcagccaatcagagaaggAGCTCCAAGTCTCTGATAGGCTGCTGAGCCACTCCAAACACAGTCTGCAATTGGCTGCTTTCTCCA CTCTTCAGATGATGGCTCCTCAGCAGCAGTTCTACCAGCCGTTCACTCCACAGTGTGACGCCGACGGACGCtggatgcacacacagtgttaccacagcacag gTCAGTGTTGGTGTGTTGATGAGGATGGAGACTACATTCCGGACTCTCTGACCAGCCGCCCACTCAGCCTGCCTAAAT gtatgaCTCGCTGTCAGAGAGCTGAGGTTCACTATCTGCTCTCTGGTTGGACAAAAGTTTCTGACAtcacctccagctccacctaCCACCCAAAGTGTGAGCAG gatgGCCGTTTCTcggtgctgcagacaggaggcGCTGCAGGCTGGTGTGTGAACCCTCTGACGGGAGAGGCGATACAAGCAGCGACAACGAGCTCAGCAGGAGAGCcgacat gtccCAGCTGGTGTGAGCTGTCGGGTCTCCAGTGCCGCCCCGACGGCTCCTTCGCCCCGCTACAGTGTGATGTCTTTTcctgctggtgtgtgtctgaggaCGGAAAGGAAGTACGCGGGACACGAACATCCCGACAGACAGGGGGCGCACCATCATGTGACC GACCCCTCTGCCCCACCCCTGTAATTACCCATGGTGCAATGGTGTGCCGTCCAGCTGCCAATAGACACCAGACTTGCGACCTTATCTGTCACTATGGTTACCACAACTCGCTTCCTGTGAACAGTTTCCTTTGTGAGACTGCAAGTCAGCAATGGGGCGAAGACCACAGACCGCTGAGTGGAGCCTGTCAGG TCTCTCAGCCTCCTCAGATGGTCTCGTCCTCTTTGGTCTGGTTGTTGTCGTCGTCCTGCTCTCAGATCAGCAGATTACAGTCTCAGTTGTTGAGCAtgatgaccagcagggggctctgCGCTGCACAG cttcCAGTGTCGGCCCGTGTGGTGTCACTGTGTGACGACTCCTCGGTCAGTGCACGCTGTGACGCTGACAACTCCCTGAGGTTTACGTTCCGGTGGAGCGTCGCCCTGTCTGACCTTCCCCTCCCTGAACTCCCCAACCTCCACGACATCG TGCTCTTCCTGAATGAGTCCAGACTTCTCGATGGAATCCAGGGAGTTCTGGGTGACGTCCGGTCTGAACTAGCATCAGATCCCAAGCTGGTTTCTATGACGACACCAAGCTTTGGCTGTTCCCGTGGTTACCGCCTGGGCAGAGTTGGTGAAGGCTGCA TTGTTTGTCCTCCTGGGACTTTCTCCAGAGAGGGGGCGTGTCTTCTGTGTCCTCATGGAACCTACCAGGATGAAAAGGGGCGGGACTTTTGCCACAGCTGTCCTAGAGGCTCTTCACCTGCTGGAGCTTCATCAGTCGATCAGT GTGTTACAGCGTGTCAGAGGCAGGGGCTGCGGTGTTCACAGCAGGGTGACTTCCTGCCAGCACAGCCCGACTTCCTGTCCAATAGGTGGAGGTGTGTCAGCAGTGAAGGGGTGGAGCTCGAGTGGACCAACAGTGACAAGATTCTGACTGACGAGGAGTGTTCAG ttctcaGCAGGTTTCAGGTGGTTCCTGCATCACGTCTGATTGTTGGAGCTGAAGATGTTGACATCCTTCAGACGACGACTTCAAACCTTAATGCCTGTGTtcaag cGTGTGCAGCCGAGCCGTCCTGCCACCACGTGGCGCTGTCCAGCAGACAGACTCAGTGTGAGctgtacagcacacacaccgtgaacacacactgcaacacctCCGAGCCG ACCAGGGGGTTTCTGGGCAATGCTGAGGCTGAACGATTTGATTGGCTGAGCTGCTCTCTGAGGGTGAAAGGCGGGGCTCCAGATCTCTTGGTGTTCAGAAAGAAag AGCGGGAGCTTCCCCTGCAGCAGAGCTttgtgaggatgaggatgatgaaggctGTCTCAGGTGTCTTCCGTACTCAGGTGTTCTCCTCTGGACGGACCTCTCTGTCCGATGCTCAGCGTTTCTGTCAGGACGGCTGCAGCCGTGACGCCTGCTGCCATGGTTTCATCCTTAACCAGAACAGCCTGGATGGAG gctctctgctctgtggttgGTTGAGAGCTCCGTCAGTGTTGATGTGCGGGGACCAGGACTGGGATGTGATTGGACAAGGAACAGCTGATCGTGTCTGTGGGGCGGGGCTTACCTACAACGAGCAGCAGCGGAGCTTCGTGTTCGACTTTGGAGGACAGCAGTTCACGATCA GTGACTCCGCTCTGCCGGCCGACAGTAAGAACAAGAAGGACTACCAGGCCTCCATCATCACATTCCAGGCTGTCTACCTGAACCCCG ATGCTGTGGCTGCTGCCTCTGGttcctgtgctgcagcagaagtcagtcctcctctggACG cctcgGTTCAGCTGAAGTTTGAGTCCGTGTCTGAGGACGACGTCCTCGTGGATCCTCACAGGAGGcctcctgctctctccttcTGGCTCAACAGGAACAACTACAACTCCCAGCAGGCCCTGCGTTGGTGCCTCACAC GCTGCGATGCGGAGCCGCAGTGCTCCGTCGCTGACCTCAGAGACGCTGAGTCAGCAAGTTTcttcagctgcttcctgtttgctgaCAGCAGAGTATGCGGAGCGTATGACAAACCTCTGACACGAGCCTGCCGCCTCCTGCTGGACAGACCGCCCAACAACACCTACAGAAAGAAGG tggaCCTGTCTGGACCCGTGAGGAATTTCTATCAGCGAGTTTCCTTTCAGAAGATGGTTTCCTACTCTGTACGCCATCGAGCCAGCCTGATGGCGAACACGCCACTGTCTGAGGG gttcATGCAGTGTGAGCTGCGCTGCGATGAGGATCCTTGTTGCCGTGGTTTCGGCTTTGTCCATGACACCAAGTCACCAGGTATCCATG gcgGCTCAGGTGTGGTGTGTCTGGCTCTCATCAGTCTTGGTGTTCAGACCTGTAGTGAGGATGATGTGACGACCTGGAGGACTCAGGACTGCAGCCCGTCTGCAGTCAAGACCACGCCTGACCCGTTTGGCTGGTACCAGAAACCcg tgaacCAGTGGAGCTCATCTCCTGACCTCTGTCCTCCATTCAGCCTGCCAGCCACCAACg TGTCGGCGGACGCGTGGCGTCTCCTCTCTGACTCATCGCTTCTTGTCGACCCGTCTCTCTCTACATTTGATGTCATCCATGTAAGCCGTGACATCGCCTCTGATGGGGACAGGACCCGGGACTggtgtctccatg CTTGCCAGGAGGCGGAGTCTTGTGTAGCCGTGTCACTTAGCGAGGTGGAGTCGGCAAGTCGCTGCGTCCTCTACCCGGACACCACAGCCTGTGGGCTGAGCTCCTCCCCCCGCTCATCGAACCCCGCCTCCTCCTGCAGAATAGTTGTCCGTGAGCCAGCCTCCTATGTGTACATGAGAACAG AGCGGTTGCCGTTGGTTACGTCGGCCTCCATCCCTGGCCATGGAATCCTGCAGGGCGTTGCTGTGGAAACAACAGTGGGCTCAGACAGGAGGGCGGTGCTTCAGTTCCTCGGAGTCCCATATGCCCATCCACCAATAGGATCGCTCCGCTTTGAAGCTGCTCAGCCAGCTAATTGGAAGGGCACCTGGGACGCCACCAAACCACG TGCGAGCTGCGTGCAGCCTGGTGACCGCGAGTCTGAGGCTTCCAGTGAAGACTGTCTGTACCTGAACATATTCACACCTGCTGTTCAGGTGAGTCTGACTCCGCCCACCCCAGTCCTGGTTTTCTTCTTCAAcccttcagccaatcagaacccAGGACTGCTGGATGGCTCCACCCTCGCTGCTGTGGGTAATATTGTTGTGGTAACGGCCAGCTATCGAACTGCAGCGCTGGGATTCCTgagcacag GTGTGTCCGGTCTCCGCGGTAACTACGGCCTGACGGATCAGGAGGCAGTGCTTCATTGGGTCAATGCTCACATCTCTCTGGTTGGCggagacagcagcagagtgtcCGTGGGGGCGGAGCGTGGAGGCGCTGACATCAccagcctccacctcctctcagcgtcctcctcgtctcctcctcttttccaGCGGATGATTCTAATG GGTGGTTCTGTGTTTTCTCCTGCGCTGGTCCAGACTCCACCCACTGCCAGGCGCCAGGCAGTGGATCTTGCCAGAGAACTTGGCTGTGCAATCCTTGACCTCACCGATGACGCCGAGCTGGCCGCCTGCCTCAGAGAGACCCCTGTTCACAGACTGAACGCTGCTCAGACAAAG CTCCTGGCAGTCAGTGGTCCGTTTCAGTCCTGGTCTCCGGTCCATCAGTCCATCTTTCCATCGTCCTTCCACAGAGTTGACCTGCTGCTGGGAACATCAGAAGATGACGGTCTAATCAGCCGCGCTCGCCGcataaag GACTTTGAGGCTCTGCAGGGCCGAGCCGACAGTAAAACAGCATTTTATGAGGCTCTGAGCCGCTCACTGGGCGGAGCTACAGGAAGCGAGCTGCTGAAGGAGGCAGCGACCTGGTTCTACTCACTGGATCACAGCCCGTCAGCTGCTGGGTACAACCTGTTCTCCAGAGCACTCAATAATGCCACCAG agaCCTGTTTATCATCTGTCCCGCCCTCCAGATGGCTAGCCACTGGGCTAACAGCAAAGCCAATGTCTTCCTGTACCACCAGCCAGCATCttacagcag ggctgacaAGTTTGTCCCCCTGGATGTTCAGCTCGTGTTTGGGACTCCTCATCATCCAATGAACTCTCAGCGCTTCAGCCCGTCTGAGCGGCGCCTGTCTCTGGCCATGATGAGCTACGTCTCCAGCTTTGTTCATACCGG AAACCCCAACCCGTCCCGTGTGTGGCCAGAGTCCGTTTTGCCCCGCTGGCAGCCAGTCCTGTCCTCTGAAGACCCACCCACCTACCTGGAGCTAAGCCCAGCCCTCCACCATCAGCAGGGTCTGAGCCAAGCTTCCTGTTCTTTCTGGAGCCAACTAGGGACAAGACTGAGCAGACTGACAG gAGAGTCAGGGGCGGAGCCTGGCCAGGTTGCACTGACTCCAGGAGTTCCATTGGACGCACCATCCAGCCAATCCCAGGCCACGAAGGACACCTACAGCTAA